The Sedimentisphaera salicampi genome includes a region encoding these proteins:
- a CDS encoding type II toxin-antitoxin system RelE/ParE family toxin → MDSGKNIKVRFYRSPSGNEPVRDWLKSLLPEEKLKMGTDIKTVEFGWPIGLPVCRSLGEGLWEVRSNFQNRIGRVIFYIKDDTMWLLHGFIKKQQKTPASDLDTAKKRKREIQIAIWKGR, encoded by the coding sequence ATGGACTCGGGCAAAAATATAAAAGTACGTTTTTATCGCTCACCTTCAGGCAATGAACCTGTTCGTGATTGGCTTAAAAGCCTTTTGCCAGAAGAAAAATTGAAAATGGGAACTGATATTAAAACAGTAGAATTTGGATGGCCTATTGGATTACCTGTTTGCCGGAGCCTCGGAGAGGGTCTTTGGGAGGTACGGTCTAACTTCCAAAATAGGATCGGGCGCGTTATTTTTTATATTAAGGATGATACAATGTGGCTGCTTCATGGCTTTATAAAAAAGCAGCAGAAAACGCCTGCGAGTGATTTGGACACAGCCAAAAAAAGAAA